ATTAGGTGAAAATGAACAGAAAAAGTATCGATTTTTACAGTAATATTGTGATTTTTTCTCGCGAATTTGTATGATTACAGAAGTTCAGACATATTGGGTCCTTGCTTCTCGCGCGAAATCAACTATTGCTTGGACTAAAATAGTGCTCAGAAAGATAAGTTGTGTTCTATTTCATTTCATGCTTTTGCTTTATTCCTCTTTTAAAGTGGGAAGTTTTATTGTGAGACACTGATTTTTGGAATTTGGGTTTTGTTCTAAAGTGTTTGATAATGATAATGGTGGGTTTAAGCATATGGGGTATATGATTTTGTTGGGTTTTGATTGATATGTGCCCTTGAAGATAAAGTAAACTAAGAAAAGAATAAGAATAAGGCTGTGTTTTATCAAATATGTTTTCTGATTGCGAAAGCTCTATCTTTGTACTAGTTTGTTTTATAATGGGGTTTTGAGAAGAAATGAGAAAGTAGATGGAGTTAGTGAAGTGAAAACCGAGTTATGGAATTCAAGGTTTTAGGTGGTTTGTTGTTTCTAGGATTGGTTTTGAGTACTTCTGCAACTCTTTCTCCATCTGGGGTTAATTATGAAGGTTAGTAGATCTTGTTCTCTTCTTAGTTCCTTAAGCTTTTGATGTCACTGATGCTGCATAAACCCATGATAAACCTTCTTCTAGTCTTGAGTTGCTGTGCTTTGAGAAAGCAAACATTAACTGTGTGTTTCTGTTTTTTGTGCAATCATATGTAAATGCAGTTGTAGCATTGATGGCGATAAAACATGGTTTGAATGATCCACATAATGCATTGGAAAATTGGGACATTAATTCTGTTGATCCTTGTAGTTGGGGATTGATTACTTGCTCTGAAGGTTCCGTGTCTACCCTGTAAGATGTCAATCCCTAATTTACTTAAAATCATCACTGTTTTGTGATTTTAgattgtttaattttgtgtatCTTGTTTATAATCACAGGGCGCTTATTAGTCAGGGTTTGTCCGGTACCTTGTCTCCGAGCATTGGAAACCTCAGTAACCTTCAATCGGTGTAAGTTTGGACTAGTTTCTTATTGCTACCTAATGTTCCATTTAGGATTATATATCTTGGAGCTTCCACGAATCAATGTTAGATGTTCCAACATGGATCATTAAATTGAAATAATTTGGGCAGAACTCTTGATTTATAAACTTTGTTTTGAACCTCTTTTTCTTCTATTGCTTGGGTAGATTATTGCAGAATAATGCCATGTCTGGTCCTATTCCGGCTGATATTGGGAAGCTTGATAAGCTGCAAACACTGGATCtctcgaacaacaagttcagtggTGGAATACCAAGTTCCGTGGGAGACCTTAAGAATCTGAATTATTTGTAAGTTTGCTGATTGTGTATAACAATTTCATAAAATGAGTATGCTATAAAGAGAAGGATGAACCGTCATGGCAGATAAAAAGATACAAAGGCTACCGATAGGAAGAAGCTTGCCTTTACGAAGACATTAAGTTGGATCCACTAAGTAGAATACCATGACGGTtcattcttctctttcttttggaTGTAATTTGAATGTGTTGATAAGTATAGCCTTCATTTCTGAGAAACAGTCTCTCGGTAAATTTTTTCTAATTGCCGATGCTTACTTACAATATTCATTTGTTTTGTGCAATTCAGGCGTCTAAATAACAACAGCTTTTCTGGGCCTTGCCCCGAATCTCTCTCCAATATCCACAGTCTCACGCTCGTGTATGTCGCAGTATTATTTTACTACTTTGTTAAAAGCTCATGAGAGTTTAAATTGCACTACATCCAATAGACTCACTATTTTCAGTCGTGATTTCTTTCAGGGATCTTTCTTACAACAATCTAAGTGGTTCCTTGCCAAAAATATCAGCAAGAACTTTCAAGTACAAACTAGTCTTTCTCTATGTTTCATGCATGTTCAATTCTCTTCTGATGTTATATTTTATCTCATTCTTTACTTTTCGCAGATTTGTTGGGAACCCAGCAATTTGTGGACCATATTCAAGGAGCAATTGTTCTGCTCTTTCTCCTGAGCTAATTCCCTTCACACCATATGCTCCAGGTGACTTTCATAAAGTTTTATTCTTGTTGCCAACAATTAGCGTCTCTATTACACTTTTGAAGTAACTGTTCTAATCTATAGGCGTCTTTGATTTCTCAGATCAATCACACTCTGGAACTAGAAATCACCATTTTgctattattcttggtttaactATTGGGTCCGTCTCGTTGGTTATCTTTGTTCTGGGTTTGATTCTCTGGTGGAGATATAGGCACAACAAGCAGATCTTTTTTGATGTCAATGGTTAGTATTTAACGTATAAATGCCTTGCCAATAAAATTTGTGcaacttttgtttatttttttctcttttctgtaTCTTTGTGGCCCATCTTTGTTTGGGAATTTAAGGAGAATTACTTATTTAGCATGTTGTTTGACAGAACAATATGATACGACAATCTTTTTGGGTCACTTGAAGAAGTATTCATTTAAAGATCTGCGGGCGGCCACTGATCATTTCAATGCAAAGAACATCTTAGGGAAGGGTGGATTTGGAATTGTTTACAAAGGCTGCTTACAAGATGGAACTGTGGTTGCTGTTAAGAGGTTGACCGACTATAACAATGTGGGAGGTGAAGTACAATTTCAAACGGAAGTCCAAATGATAAGTTTGGCTGTCCACAAGAATATCCTTCGTCTTCATGGCTACTGCTCAACCGAAAACGAACGGATTCTTGTCTACCCTTACATGTCTAATGGAAGTGTTGCATCTAGATTAACAGGTAAATGCAGTCGAATGGTTTATTTGAAAATCTTTTATTCAGTTCACATTATAAGTTGTACCTTACCAGTTGTGTTTTTTCGCAAGTAGAGATTGTTAATGGAAAACCGGCTTTAGACTGGCCAATGCGCAAGAGAATTGCATTAGGAGCAGCCCGGGGTTTGCTTTATTTACATGAACAATGTGATCCCAAAATCATACACCGTGATGTA
This genomic stretch from Papaver somniferum cultivar HN1 chromosome 5, ASM357369v1, whole genome shotgun sequence harbors:
- the LOC113282455 gene encoding protein NSP-INTERACTING KINASE 3-like gives rise to the protein MEFKVLGGLLFLGLVLSTSATLSPSGVNYEVVALMAIKHGLNDPHNALENWDINSVDPCSWGLITCSEGSVSTLALISQGLSGTLSPSIGNLSNLQSVLLQNNAMSGPIPADIGKLDKLQTLDLSNNKFSGGIPSSVGDLKNLNYLRLNNNSFSGPCPESLSNIHSLTLVDLSYNNLSGSLPKISARTFKFVGNPAICGPYSRSNCSALSPELIPFTPYAPDQSHSGTRNHHFAIILGLTIGSVSLVIFVLGLILWWRYRHNKQIFFDVNEQYDTTIFLGHLKKYSFKDLRAATDHFNAKNILGKGGFGIVYKGCLQDGTVVAVKRLTDYNNVGGEVQFQTEVQMISLAVHKNILRLHGYCSTENERILVYPYMSNGSVASRLTEIVNGKPALDWPMRKRIALGAARGLLYLHEQCDPKIIHRDVKAANILLDEDFEAVVGDFGLAKLLDHQDTHVTTAVRGTVGHIAPEYLSTGQSSQKTDVFGYGILLLELITGEKALDFGRATNQKGVMLDWVKKLHEEGKLSLMVARGLKNSFDRSELEEMVKVALLCTQFDPSQRPKMSEIVRMLESEGLTEKWEASQSNKIDTPRTQSSDKLLQRYSDYIEDSSLILEPMELSGPR